The region GCCATACGGCTCTATCTGCCTAAACCGTATCGCTTTCTTCGGGGATAAAACTCCAGAGAGAATCCTCCCACCGTCCAGAGGGGGGATAGGTATAAGATTAAAGATAGCAAGGGCGACATTAATATTCACACTTACAAAAATCATTTTGATCAAGAATTTAAAAAAGACCTCGCTTCTTATATAGGGTGCCATATAAAATAGATATTTCATTATAAAAACACTTATACCCGCTAAAATGAGATTGCTGACCGGCCCAGCTAAAGCAATCCAGAGCATCTCCTTGTGAGGATTTTTAAGGTTTTTCGCATTGACAGGAACAGGCTTAGCCCAGCCTATAATTCTCGTTAAAAAAAAGACAAGTGTCCCTACTGGATCAAGATGCTTTATGGGATTTAATGTCAAGCGCCCAGACAATCGTGCAGTGGGATCTCCCATTTTATCGGCTACCCAGCCATGTGCTAATTCATGAAAGGTAACTGCCAATAAAACTGGGACCAACATTACTGAAATCTGTTCTATAAATAAATTCAGATTCATCAAACTCCTTCATAGAATAAATTCAAAAATAATATTAATACTAAACCAGATGAAACTTGTCAATTATTAAGTGGGATGAACAAAGGTTTTCTTTACACATTTTATCTCATCCCTTTTTGTTTTGAGTTCTCCATTTATCTTCAAGTTTCTTACACAATCTAAAATATTCTTAAATTCAGAACCCGGCTCCAACCCCAATTTTATCAAATCACCCCCTGAAATCTTTATTTTGATATTTCTCAATTTTGTAAGATAAAGAGAGAGAAATCTGCTCGATTTTGTTCCCTTTGTCTCTGACATAATATATAAAAGGGCCTCTATTGAGAGGGAATGGAAAAGATTATACAGCTCACTGTTTTTAAAGTCCCCTTTATTCCTCAGTATTGACAATACCCCTCTGATGCTCCTTCTATCCTCCTTTAACCTCTTTTTCAATCTTTCAGATAAAAGAAGGGTACGTGTCAGTTCTTCAATCTCTCTCATAGTCAAGTTATTTATCAACCCCAAGAAGTAAACATACCAATTATCAACCTTTAAATCTAAAAAAGAGAGCTCAACCCAAGCAAGGACATCCACTATGTTCTTGAAAAGGGCATTCTTCTCATCTGTAAATTTAATCTTTGGATGTATAAACCTAAGAACATCCAATTGAGACATCCTTCTTACCATCTTTAGTGGATATCTATCATTAAGCATATGGAGTAATTCTACATAGAGCCTCTTTCCAGCCAAACGACCATAAAGGTCTTTTTTGATAGCGTTTTCTATCAAAACCATGGTATGTTTTCCAATGGTTAAATTAAATCTCTGTTCAAATCTTATTGCCCTTAACACTCTTGTAGGATCTTCAACAAAACTCAGGTTATGAAGTACACGAAGAACTCTGTCCTTCAAATCTCTTTGCCCTCCAAAAAAATCAATTAAAGTATAAGGGTCTTTTCCATTAAGCTTTATAGCTAGGGCATTGATTGTAAAATCTCTCCTTAAAAGGTCATTCTTTATTGATCCAAATTCTACAATCGGAGGAGCAGAAGGGTATTCGTAATACTCAAGCCTTGCAGAGGCAATATCTATCTTAAAATTATCTGGAAGTACAATCACCGCTGTAGCAAATTTCTTATGACTTCTTACTCTCCCCGAAAGCCCCTTTGCCAGTTGATGCGCAAAACTGATTCCATCTCCTTCCACAACTAGGTCTATATCAAAATTCTCAACCCTCATTAACAGGTCTCTTACAAAACCCCCAGCTGTATATACTGAAATGCCCTCTCTATCAGCAACCTCGCCCGCTTTTTTAAATATCTTTCTTATCCGTTCTGAAAGCCTTTCTCGGATTAAACCTTTTAGATTTTTAGTATGAGAATAACGCTCTGAAACTTTATCCCTTTCTAATATTGAGGGCTTCTTCAAAAGGTCATCATGTAAAACTTGCATTACCAATCCCCTGGTTATCCCACCAATGAGATGTCCATTGTTCTTGTCTACAACAGGAACAAGCTTCTGAAGTCTGCCAATGACCCATTCTTCTATCTCATGGAAAGGCGTATCTGGGTAAGCCTTATAAAATTCGCTTAACATAAACTCAGTAACCTTCTCATTCTCAAACTTATGAAATATTGCCTTTTCCACCGTCTGCCTCGTGATAATACCTATGGGTTCTTCGTTATCAATAATGGGAAGTGCATTCATATTGTATCTTGTCATAATCTCTTCAGCTTCTTTTATTGTACTATCAATTTCTATTGTCTTTATAGGAGAGGTCATAATATCCTCTGCAAGCTTAACAAGATGAATTCTTTCTTTTAATATATTTAACAATTTTTCCTTTGACTGGACCAAGGTCATTCCTTTAATAGAAGCCGATGCTGCAGTAGGATGCCCACCACCCCCAAACTCAGACGTAATCTCGGACACATCAACAGCCTCTATCCTGCTTCTTGCTATCATGTGAATCCTATTCCCCATTCTTGCCAGTGTAAAAAGAACGTTTAAGTTTTCCATATCCTTAAGCTTGTGAGCCAAAACGGCTAAGTCCCCTATATAACTTTCAGAGGATGCTGTGGTTATATCTATCTCGACACCATTGATATTGTATTTCTCACAATTCTGTATGAGATCATTAAGAAGGGAAACTTGGTCCCCTGTCAATTCTCTTGATATGAAATCTGAAACTGTGTTTAGATTTGCTCCTTTAGATAATAGATATGAAGCTGCCTCAAGATCTTCTGGTGTAGTGGAACTGAATGTTAAAGAACCCGTATCCTCATAGATACCCAAAGCCATAATAGTAGCCTCTTCAGAGCTGATAGAAATTCCCTTCTCTTTTAATATTTCTACAAATATCGTTATTGTAGAACCCCTCTCCTTAATGAACTCCTGACTTCCCTTAATATCTTTTTCTCTTGAGGGGTGATGGTCGTATATATGGATATCCATACCTGATTTATTTACAATCTTTGAAAAGGGTCCTATTCTACCCTTCTGCATTGTATCTACTAATACCAATAGTGTTATATCTTGCAGATTAATATTCTTCAGTTTTTCAAATCCAAAGGAATAGTTAGAGTATTTAAGAAAATCTCTGAGGTTTTTCTCTAAAGAGCCGGAGAATACCAATCTTGCCTCGGGATACAATTTTTTTGCTGAAAGCATAGAGGCTAAACAGTCAAAATCTGCATTGAGATGGGTTGTAACAATCTGCATATTAAAATTTCATAAAAAAGACTATTGATATAAAATCTAGCTAATTGGATTCTATTTGGTGAATGATTGGAAAGCTCTAAAACCCCATCAAGCCTTGACAGATATTTTATTATCCTACTATTAGTTCTTTCACCTTTTTAAATCAATCCATTTTTTATCCAGTTTAGCTATTCCCTCCCATCCACGATCAATATATAAAGCATCTAAAATAGCACAAGCCATCATAGCTTCTGTAACTGCATATATCCTTCCTAATAAGGTAGGGTCTCTTCTTGTTATCGGGGAGAGTTTTTCCTCTTTCATTTTTTTCATGTTTATGCTTGGCTGTTCAACAGAAACTGTTGGTGTAGGTTTTACCGCTATTCTAACAAGAATATCCTCTCCACTACTTATTCCTCCTAAAATACCACCAGCATTATTAGTCTTAAATCGAACTTTTCCATTTTTTAGATAGGGATGGTCATTGAACTCGCTCCCTTTCATATTCCTGCATTCAAATCCTGCTCCGTACTCAACTCCCATAACTGCACCGATACTGAACAGGGCATGGGCAATCGTTGCTTTTAATTTATCAAAAACAGGCTCTCCTAATCCAGCTGGAACATTATGGACTATAAGTTCTATTACTCCACCGCCAGTGTCTCCCTCGTCTTTTATCTTTAGCAATTTCTTTGTCATTTTTTCAGCAGCCTCTAAGTCAGGACAGTTAATTTCATTTTTTCTGTAATTCTTTTTTATTTCTCTAAAGCTCATTTCTTTGGCTTTTATGCCCATACATTCTTTTGTATAGCCTATAACTTCAATACCTTCTCTTGCTAATATAATTTTAGCAACTGCACCGCCTGCTACTCTTCCAACAGTCTCTCTTCCTGAAGCTCTGCCTGCACCACACCAATCAGCTGCTTCTCCATATTTGATAAAGTAAGTATATTCAGCATGCCCCGGTCTGATAAGGTCCTTATAACCACGATATTGATCTATATGGATTTTTTGAGTATCAACATTATAGATAATCAATCCAAGAGGCGCTCCAGTAGTAACGCCGTCCTGACCAAGACCAGCAAAAATATGTACTTGGTCTGTCTCTTTTCTCGGACTGTCTAACTTACCCTGGCCCGGTCTTCTTTTATCCATCTCTTTTTGTATCATCTGATCTGTAATCTTTAGGCCAGGTGGAACACCATCAACTATTACTGCTAAACCACTCCCTTTGCCAATACCATAAGATTCACCACAAGTAGTAATTCTGAATAATCTTCCAAATGTATTTCCCATCATTTTAAATTACCTCCCTTAACTAAAATTCCATTTTTACAAAACTCCGCTCCGCAGAGTTTCTTTTATGCCTCAGACTACAATTTTTTAAAACGCATATTAGCTTAAAAGCCAAAATTGGTATTGCTATGGTTGGAAAACTAGCATATTCAAATCTCATTGAAAAAATTATACATAATTAAAATATATTACTCTTTTTTACGCTCTTCGTCAAACCATTTACCTCCATATAATTTTAAAAATTACGATTAGGAAACAAATAGAATAATTCATAAAAAATGGGGCAAAAAGCCCACTTGGAATATTCCTGCCCAAATGGATATCTTTTATTAGTTCAAAGAGTTACACTTGTTAACCTTATTGACTACTGGGTTGATTACCCCATAATTTATGCAATGAAATTTTCAATTAAAATTTCTTTTTCCAATAATGTATTAAAAATCAATATATTAAATCATTATAGTTGTTCCTATTCATATTGGTATATTCATTGCTTTTAATGAATAGTGAATAATAGGAAGGAGGTGAAGATATGGGAGAAATAACAGGAGTTGACATGAATATAAGTAAAAATATAGAAAATGAGATTGTTGTAGAAAAAACGAAAAGCGAAGAAGATCAAGAAGATCTCTCCTTAAAAAGAGAGAAAATAGAGAAAAGTGAAATAGATGAAAGATTAATCAGGGAAGAGAATCAAGAGAGGGCTAGAAAAGAAGCTATGAAAAAGGAAGGCGTTGGAAACTATATTGATGATTTAATCTAAATTGAAAATCATTTGAAATTCTAAGGAGGGAGAAAAATTGATAGATAGAATTACTCCCAATATAAATTCATTGGTTGCCTTAAGGAACATAAGGATAAATAAAGCTAATTTAAACAAATCATTAGAGAGATTAGCTACAGGAAGAAGGATTAATAGAGGAGCTGATGATCCTGCTGGTTTATCAATATCAGAAACTTTACGTGCTGAAGCTAGAGGTTTAGAACAGGCATCAAGAAATATTGACCATGGTTTAAGCATGATTCAAACAGCAGAAGGTGGACTTAGTCAAATAGGTGGCTTGTTAGAAAGGGCTTTTGAACTGGCAGTTCAGGCCTCAAATGGAACAAATAGTCCTGCTCAAAGTACAGCACTTGATAATGAATTTCAGACGATAAAAGCTGAGATTGACAGAATTTCCCAAAGTTCAGAGTTTAACGGCCAGAAACTTCTTAATGGTGAACTTGCTCCTGGTTCTGCTACGCAAAAAGATGTGCAGGTATCAACAGACAGTTCAGTACAAAGCAGAATAAATCTAAATGTAATAGAAAATATGAGTCCAGCAAATCTGGGTATTGATGGTCTGGATTTATCCACGCCAGAAAATGCTCAAAATGCGCTTAGTGCAATAGAAAATGCAATTTCTAACGTATCTCAGACCAGAGGAAGTATTGGAGCATTACAGAATAGGTTTACATCTGCAGCTCAAGGTCTCGGGATTAGTATTGAAAATATTCGCGCTTCTGAGTCCTTGATAAGAGATGCGGACTTTGCTTATGAGACCGCAAATTTGAAAAAAAATATGAACCTTTTTCAAACATCTCTAAAATCACTGGCTTTAGCAACCACGCAGGGAGATACAAAAGGTAGTATTTTAAATATTATTAGGTAAATTTAATTTGAAATAAAATCAAAAAAAGATTTTATTGAACTGACTACTGCTTTCTGACAGGAACGAAAGAAATAGAATTTACCGTAAAACTATTATTTTTGTATTGAACTTCTATACCTTCTGAGTAGAATTTTTGGATTTTTATTAAATCATCTGTGAAATATTCTATATTCGGCTTACCATAGAGCTGTTCGATATTCCTAATATCAATCTTTACTATAGGTTTTGTATCAATCCTTTCCACCTTGAGGGTTTTTTGATTAATAATAATGTTCACTTCTTCTGTCCCTGGAGGGGCCTTTTCAGAATTATATTTAAGCGTCTTATATTCTTTATGAGGATGAGAAAGCCAAATTATAGAAGGTTCTCCCAAAATAGCCCTTACTAACCTTTCATCTGTATGACCCGGAATAATGCCGTTCCATGAGGCTCCAAATGTATTTACGAAAAAAATAAAGATAATAAATATAGTCAAAAACAGTTTTTTAAACATTCCCTTTTTTTTAATAATCCTTTTTAAATTTTAAAATTAAAGATTTTTTTCTATTTTCTAAATCTACAATCTCTTTCTTGACCTCTTTTTTGGGACAAATACTATAGGCTTTCTTGAATTCCTTTAAGGCAGCCTCTATCCTCTTTATTTTTACATTTCCCTCTTTAATATTATCACTTTTCTTAAGATACTCATACCCTTTTTTTATGTAAATCTCATATAATTTAGACTTATTCTTTCTTTTTTTTATCCAGTTAATAAAAAAAATAGCCCAAAGAAATGATATTATAAAAATGACCCAGTTCATTAATTCAATATATCAAATTAAAAGCCAGATTAATTTAATAAAAGCTACTCATTATCTTTTACCTCTAATTCTAACTCTAATCTTTCTTTTTTCTTTTTGATTTCAGCCTCTTTTCTCCCTTCTTCATGTTGTCTTTGTTCTAATTGTCTTTTTAACTCAGAGGTTAAATCATCGAGTATTTTGTTTCGCTCTCTAGCTCTCTCTAACTCTAGAATCAAGGCCTTTTTATGGGTTTTCTCTAAATTTTTTTTTCTTTCTAATTCAAGGGAAAGATCGCTCTTTTTTGTCAAT is a window of Nitrospinota bacterium DNA encoding:
- a CDS encoding site-2 protease family protein, whose product is MNLNLFIEQISVMLVPVLLAVTFHELAHGWVADKMGDPTARLSGRLTLNPIKHLDPVGTLVFFLTRIIGWAKPVPVNAKNLKNPHKEMLWIALAGPVSNLILAGISVFIMKYLFYMAPYIRSEVFFKFLIKMIFVSVNINVALAIFNLIPIPPLDGGRILSGVLSPKKAIRFRQIEPYGFIILLVLIFSGAIDRLIFPLIQEVTGIFLYMAI
- a CDS encoding CBS domain-containing protein encodes the protein MQIVTTHLNADFDCLASMLSAKKLYPEARLVFSGSLEKNLRDFLKYSNYSFGFEKLKNINLQDITLLVLVDTMQKGRIGPFSKIVNKSGMDIHIYDHHPSREKDIKGSQEFIKERGSTITIFVEILKEKGISISSEEATIMALGIYEDTGSLTFSSTTPEDLEAASYLLSKGANLNTVSDFISRELTGDQVSLLNDLIQNCEKYNINGVEIDITTASSESYIGDLAVLAHKLKDMENLNVLFTLARMGNRIHMIARSRIEAVDVSEITSEFGGGGHPTAASASIKGMTLVQSKEKLLNILKERIHLVKLAEDIMTSPIKTIEIDSTIKEAEEIMTRYNMNALPIIDNEEPIGIITRQTVEKAIFHKFENEKVTEFMLSEFYKAYPDTPFHEIEEWVIGRLQKLVPVVDKNNGHLIGGITRGLVMQVLHDDLLKKPSILERDKVSERYSHTKNLKGLIRERLSERIRKIFKKAGEVADREGISVYTAGGFVRDLLMRVENFDIDLVVEGDGISFAHQLAKGLSGRVRSHKKFATAVIVLPDNFKIDIASARLEYYEYPSAPPIVEFGSIKNDLLRRDFTINALAIKLNGKDPYTLIDFFGGQRDLKDRVLRVLHNLSFVEDPTRVLRAIRFEQRFNLTIGKHTMVLIENAIKKDLYGRLAGKRLYVELLHMLNDRYPLKMVRRMSQLDVLRFIHPKIKFTDEKNALFKNIVDVLAWVELSFLDLKVDNWYVYFLGLINNLTMREIEELTRTLLLSERLKKRLKEDRRSIRGVLSILRNKGDFKNSELYNLFHSLSIEALLYIMSETKGTKSSRFLSLYLTKLRNIKIKISGGDLIKLGLEPGSEFKNILDCVRNLKINGELKTKRDEIKCVKKTFVHPT
- the aroC gene encoding chorismate synthase gives rise to the protein MMGNTFGRLFRITTCGESYGIGKGSGLAVIVDGVPPGLKITDQMIQKEMDKRRPGQGKLDSPRKETDQVHIFAGLGQDGVTTGAPLGLIIYNVDTQKIHIDQYRGYKDLIRPGHAEYTYFIKYGEAADWCGAGRASGRETVGRVAGGAVAKIILAREGIEVIGYTKECMGIKAKEMSFREIKKNYRKNEINCPDLEAAEKMTKKLLKIKDEGDTGGGVIELIVHNVPAGLGEPVFDKLKATIAHALFSIGAVMGVEYGAGFECRNMKGSEFNDHPYLKNGKVRFKTNNAGGILGGISSGEDILVRIAVKPTPTVSVEQPSINMKKMKEEKLSPITRRDPTLLGRIYAVTEAMMACAILDALYIDRGWEGIAKLDKKWIDLKR
- a CDS encoding flagellin, with protein sequence MIDRITPNINSLVALRNIRINKANLNKSLERLATGRRINRGADDPAGLSISETLRAEARGLEQASRNIDHGLSMIQTAEGGLSQIGGLLERAFELAVQASNGTNSPAQSTALDNEFQTIKAEIDRISQSSEFNGQKLLNGELAPGSATQKDVQVSTDSSVQSRINLNVIENMSPANLGIDGLDLSTPENAQNALSAIENAISNVSQTRGSIGALQNRFTSAAQGLGISIENIRASESLIRDADFAYETANLKKNMNLFQTSLKSLALATTQGDTKGSILNIIR